A region from the Carassius auratus strain Wakin unplaced genomic scaffold, ASM336829v1 scaf_tig00214259, whole genome shotgun sequence genome encodes:
- the LOC113091638 gene encoding galactose-specific lectin nattectin-like, with protein sequence MAMLRSLLLLFIVFSMGKAEVKKCPYGWTHFGVRCYKFFSQAVNWVTAERKCQSLDANLASVHSKIEQDFLLSLLPSTTQCWIGTHDAEQEGEWLWTDGTPFDYTYWAPGQPDNKKTENCGELTYNYYGQSYDRWNDVPCLTEQGYVCAKYL encoded by the exons atgGCAATGCTGAGAAGTCTTCTGCTTCTTTTCATTGTGTTCTCCATGGGGAAAGCAGAag taaaaaaatgtCCCTATGGATGGACACATTTTGGAGTCCGATGCTACAAGTTCTTCTCTCAGGCTGTCAACTGGGTCACAGCAGAG AGGAAATGCCAAAGTCTAGATGCAAATCTCGCATCTGTACATAGTAAAATAGAACAGGATTTTCTCCTGAGTCTGTTGCCTTCTACCACACAATGTTGGATTGGTACTCATGATGCTGAACAA GAAGGAGAGTGGTTGTGGACTGATGGTACTCCATTTGACTACACCTACTGGGCCCCTGGACAACCTGACAATAAGAAAACTGAGAACTGTGGGGAGCTCACCTACAACTACTATGGACAGTCCT ATGACCGTTGGAATGATGTACCCTGTTTAACCGAACAGGGTTATGTTTGTGCTAAATACCTGTGA